The region ttgactcactgctcccttctgacgccaccactaccacgttctatgctcacgacgccattgttcgcgcggccgcagcacgtcgtattgcccgtgaccgtcttctggcatctcagactatccagaagcaccgttacgacagtcatcgtcgggacgctcatttcagccctgggtcccttgttctgctttgggtaccctcccgtcgcgtcggcctttgcgaaaaactgctgccacgatacgtcgggccataccgagttcttcgccaagtcaccagcctcacatatgagatctcacctgtgaattcaaagtcttctaccaccccaggaactgatatcgtgcacgtttcgcgactaaagccctataactcgcacgctgattcgacaccctaagaagcatcgagacgatgcttctgccgccggggggttcatgtcacgtacgagtttgtaccgctgtggacaaaatgacgttggttggggaagaagaggctgaagtgtctcggagctcggtagatggtgtcaccctggccacagagctacaaccctctgtatatattgtaaatacatatattttctccccgtaacaatatcacgTCCGACCTAAACGACATCAAGCAAGGGATcgccgatcacttcaaagccatcttgagtcaaccacgtgaacctaaagaaggctaccagatggaattcctttcattgatgccaaagctagatgaagaagttaagacacggcttgaacatcccattaccctgagtgagatagagtgcgcaatagacgagttggcccccggtaaagcacctgggcctgatggcttaggggccactttctataaaacttttaagtctgcgctggctcatgtcctccaactagttattagcgaagcgtacgaccgaaaaagattgcccttgtctttcacaacatcgcatatcgtactaatctcgaagagtgatgatgaaaagaaacgcttgttgcctggctcatatcgcccgataactctagccaacgttgactataagatattcacgaaagttttagcaaaacgactgcaaagtgtcatcaaaacattggtagggccgcaccagacttgtggcattaaaggccgcagtattacaacaaatgtacacgtggctcgaagtgtgctagagtgttgcgatgcgattggcgattacgtcgcgatgatgcagatcgatttggcaaaagccttcgacctcgtctcgcacaaggttCTACTATACATACTTGAACACAAGaatgttggcagtgtgataacgCAAGGTGTCACGATGGCTtacaaagactgctcaacgcgaataattgttaatggggagctcaccgatagctttcgtgtgctctcgtcggtgcgtcaaggatgcccgctttcgccccttctttttgccgcttatctcgagccactctgtttggccattaaaaatgtcacagtttcgccctaagggcgaagcaatgaatgcgatagcaacacagcaatgtcatacgaagtaaggtgagcggccttggtagcaatatgaattgtagtaaacatgagctgattaagtaagcaggtgtgctgcggcgtaagtagaccgacatgaagagagactcgatgaccacgagaaggcgcgtgtgaaatggtggtgttgatgagaagcgctgcccgtgggcagcgcgtgcgaagggacacacctgtagtgctgcactgccgatctgggcagcattgcatgtgtagcgtgcgttggaaaatgtggcccgactattactaactgaatgaacaagcgtggtgtgagcgcgcacaaacaaacatgaaaagatcacactgaatgactgcagacaacgactgtcaaaacgccggcagcgcaacgtaccttcacccgcgcagcgggcgaaggtacgtgcggtctatcaacggaaactgagcggcataaaggtcaaagccgtgtggagataagagacggtgcggtcgaacgaacgacgagcgcggttgttggaagcgtagaagtgcgcccgccccccccccccccccccccccatgctccctccggcgctggcttcccgcttcctggcttgcgcgtgggagagataagagactgtgcggacgagcgcggttgttggcagaagagtgccccccccccctgctccctccggcgctggctttccgcttccttgcttgcgcgtgggagattgagtgcgttcgctctccgtgatagcgcgcgtccccccacgcttccgctggggcatacggcgcgcggcgaagattttatctatacggaacgtcacggcgacggcgacggcgacggcgacgacgacgccgacggcagaaatccggttgaagtgtccatataattgctatcgcaataaaacaacgaaCGCATAGCAGGCTATTGCCTACAGGCGGCacatgttaaaatattggcgtatgcagacgacatcgcgattttctgcacagataaagcGAGCATAATAGAGGCAACTGCTGTAGTCGAAAAGTTTTGCAATtcaactggagcccagataaactgggataaaagttatggcttctggcatgggagttgggaagacaagccggagaccttttctcgattgaattggtcaaggttacctacacagtacctgggggtgcctctcggaagttaccgtgagcctgaaccgtactggctcgaccaagtttcgacagtaaaggaaaaggctgacggttggagaggcaagcaattgtcaatgttttctagagccactgtttgcaacctttttttagtttccaagatatggtatgttaagaatgtgttgtgtgctgcgcgggtaagcgtacaaaaaattcaccgcattttcgccactttcatttgggcctctacctgggagaggacgagtcgaacaaatttgtttttcccggtcaagaaaggtgggcttggtctggttcacttgtttttgcgacaaattgtgtcacgctttgtgtttctgcgggatcaaaatgatccctTTCTTCGAACGCTAATACAAGTACGGCTGGGTAGACTTCTTCCgggatttgttgtttcgtcggctcagaacatgccgggaaccgtgactgggtacctgcgtgaagtggtgctggcgcataggatgttgaatgtgcgtttttcgctgcagtatctgtccaccgttacaaaaaaaaattgtacagagatcttgtggacacgatgctacctgtacctttgtaccgttcaccacaccgtggaggccccggacaggacgttctaaaaagagtcaagaaaatgcagtaaggccatcaactaagtctttctttttcaaattacatacaaacacacttcccgttaagacctggcttcatagcaagggtattttcatcccctggacaaccgactgctttttatgtaaaaaaccagaaacaatagaacatgttttcctagattgctgggacccgatctttcactgggacgttctgcagagaacgctgaagaaacagttacctctggacccgtatggaatacgattcttgccaatagatacctcagaggaagtaccgtatgacctcattatgatcctgggcctccacgcgatgtggaaaactcgcatgcaatttgaacatgttgacatcgttgtgaaaccggtgcgagaacacttcattgagagtgttgtttacgtgagagacgcgtacaaagtactgcgtgatccaccacaatggatgtctgtactggatgaactggtgtcactgaaacgattttagtgctgtgctagccaaagtgtggctggcatGTTTTATCCTTTGTAACCCTTGAGTTTGTACGTcgaagacggcaataaagaaaaaaaaacaggatggccgagtggtctaaggcgccagactcaagggaaaccttgcccagccatgcgggttgaacgaggcttctggtccacgtatgtgggcgtgggttcgaatcccacttctgacacaagttttgcatttttttatatttctctATACGCGCCGCTCATTGCCCTCTATTCTCAAGGGGGTTTCGTcgtgtcaggatggccgagtggtctaaggcgccagaCTCAAGGGAAACCTTACCCAGCCATGCGGGTTGAACGAGGCTTCTGGTCCACGCatgtgggcgtgggttcgaatcccacttctgacacaagtTTTGCATTTTTTATATCCCTCTATACGCGCCGCTCATTGCCCTCTATTCTCAAGGGGGTTTCGTcgtgtcaggatggccgagtggtctaaggcgccagaCTCAAGGGAAACCTTACCCAGCCATGCGGGTTGAACGAGGCTTCTGGTCCACGTatgtgggcgtgggttcgaatcccacttctgacataAGTTTTGCATTTTTTTATATTCCTCTATACGCGCCGCTCATTGCTCTCTATTCTCAAGGGACTTTCGTcgtgtcaggatggccgagtggtctaaggcgccagaCTCAAGGGAAACCTTACCCAGCCATGCGGGTTGAACGAGGCTTCTGGTCCACGTatgtgggcgtgggttcgaatcccacttctgacacaagtTTTGCATTTTTATATCCCTCCATACGCGCCGCTCATTGCCCTCTATTCTCAAGGGGGTTTTCCGTCCGTGTCAGGGATGGTCCGATACAGCTAATGAATAATGGAGTGCATGCATGATATTGCTGTTATGGTGTCTTCAATTGTCCTATGGAGACTCGAATGGCGGTACGCCATGTGCATTTAGAATCCTATCGCGCCGATCATTGCTTTATTCTCAGGGGTTTCGTCGTGTAATGCAGTGGTGTAAAAGGCCCGAAACGAGGGAAATGAACTGGTTCAGTATTGATGAACGGGCTTCTGGTCAAGTGGCTTTTAAATCCAATCCCGTCAGCCTAAGTTGGCAGGCGCTTTAAATTTCTTTACATTGTGTTTCTNNNNNNNNNNNNNNNNNNNNNNNNNNNNNNNNNNNNNNNNNNNNNNNNNNNNNNNNNNNNNNNNNNNNNNNNNNNNNNNNNNNNNNNNNNNNNNNNNNNNGCAATTTCTCAATGTTTGCTCGCGCGACGGTCTGCAACCTCTTTGCCGTTGCTAAAATCTTTTACGTGCTTCAAGCATTGTGCATGTCAAGGGCCAACATACAGCGATTACACAGAGTACTCGCAGTGTTTGTATGGGGTTCAAGCTGGGAGCGCACCAGTCGCGCCAATCTGTTTCGTTCCGTTAAAAGTGGAGGACTAGGTCTTGCGCATTTGTTCATAAGGCAGATTGTGTCGAGGTTTGTTTACTTACGGGACCAAAAGGACCCGTTTTTGTTAACTATGTTTCAAGTAAGGCTGAGTGAAGCTATACCAGAATTCATCGTTTCGTCTCGCCGGTGCAGTCAATATAGATTGCGCGGTTTTCTAAAGGAAGTCGTCTGGGCTTTCCAGCTTTTGAAGGTTCGGTTTTCTATGGAATACCTAAGTCGGGCACCACGAAAGCGCTTATATAAGGACCTGATAGAGGCAATGTTGCCTGTACCATTGTATCGCTCGATGTTCCGCATTGGACCGGAAAAGAACGTGCTAAAGAGAGTAAAACGAATGCCAGTACGTCCATCGGCGAAGTCCTTCTTTTTTCAGCTCCACACCAATACTTTACCTATTAAACCATGGCTTGAGGAGAAAGGACTTTTTGTGCCTTGGAGCGTCAATTGTTTAATATGCCGGAAACCCGAAACAGTTGAACACATCTTTCTCGACTGTTGGGATGCGGTATTCCACTGGGATGTCTTACAGAGAACCTTAAAGAAGGACTTACCGATTACGCCATACGGGATTCGTTTCTTGCCTACTCTAAATGAAGACACtgtaccatatgacatgttcatgctgTTGTCCTTGCATAGTCTATGGAAATGTAGAATGGCCGTGAGACATGCCGAACCAAACCTCCGGCCTGTTAGAGAGTACTTCATCGAAAGCATTTGTTATATTAAAGAATTGTACAGTTTGCAAAAAGAACAACCAACATGGCTCAGTGTGATGACTGAGCTTGCGAACCTCAAGCGTTTTTAGCCCCCGTGTCAGCCAACCAATGGCAGACACTTTTATCGTGACCCTCATGTATTGTTAAAATGTCTTGTGTTGTATGTTGCCAAGTCggtaataaagagaaaaaaaaagtcaggatggccgagtggtctaaggcgccagaCTCAAGGGAAACCTTACCCAGCCATGCGGGTTGAACGAGGCTTCTGGTCCACGTatgtgggcgtgggttcgaatcccacttctgacacaagtTTTGCATTTTTTATATCCCTCTATACGCGCCGCTCATTTCCTCTATTCTCAAGGGGGATTCGTtgtgtcaggatggccgagtggtctaaggcgccagaCTCAAGGGAAACCTTACCCAGCCATGCGGGTTGAACGAGGCTTCTGGTCCACGTatgtgggcgtgggttcgaatcccacttctgacacaagtTTTGCATTTTTTATATCCCTCTATACGCGCCGCTCATTGCCCTCTATTCTCAAGGGGGATTCGCTggtcaggatggccgagtggtctaaggcgccagaCTCAAGGGAAACCTTACCCAGCCATgcgtgttgaacgaggcttctggtccacgtatgtgggcgtgggttcgaatcccacttctgacacaagtTTTGCATTTTTTTATATCCCTCTATATGCGCCGCTCATTGCCCTCTATTCTCAAGGGGGTTTCGTtgtgtcaggatggccgagtggtctaaggcgccagaCTCAAGGGAAACCTTACCCAGCCATGCGGGTTGAACGAGGCTTCTGGTCCACGTatgtgggcgtgggttcgaatcccacttctgacacaagtTTTGCATTTTTTATATCCCTCTATACGCGCCGCTCATTGCCCTCTATTCTCAAGGGGGATTCGCTggtcaggatggccgagtggtctaaggcgccagaCTCAAGGGAAACCTTACCCAGCCATGCGGGTTGAACGAGGCTTCTGGTCCACGTatgtgggcgtgggttcgaatcccacttctgacacaagtTTTGCATTTTTTTATATCCCTCTATATGCGCCGCTCATTGCCCTCTATTCTCAAGGGGGTTTCGTtgtgtcaggatggccgagtggtgggattccacttccggccatcACAGCGAACGGTCGCGGAATGTCTTGCTCCTCAGGAGCGGTTACAGCGGCCCTCGGCCGTGGTTCCCGGTCAACGGAAAAACCTTCCCCGGACTACCAGATGGTTCTACCACAACTTCCTTCAGGTGCAAGTGTTTTGAACACTGTTTTTATTCACGGCGAAGTGAAAGCTCGGCCTTACCGTGTTGAGCATTTCAGGGCTGCGCTTTCGCGACTCATgctgctgccggaagtggtggccctcGGGGCTTATCAGATGAATCATGTGTGGGCCGTAACTTTTGCGACCGAggcggccaaaaagaagatattGGACGCAGAAGGATTCCTTGTCAAGGAACACCGTTGCGTGGTCATTGACCCGTGCAACCAGGGTGTCAGGCTCAAGCTCTTCTGGCTGCTGCATGGTGTTCCTGACGAAGACGTCAGAACAGCCTTGGCACCGTTTGGAAGAGTAACTGAAGTGACGAGGGAGAAGTGGAGGGTCCAGGGCTGCAACGACAAAGGAACCACGACACGGTCGGTGGTCCTGAAACTCAAGCCCGGAATGACAGCAGACGACCTACCACACCAACTTCGTGTTGCGGAAGACATGGCTCTCGTTATTGTCCCGGGCAGAGCACCCCTCTGCCTCCGGTGCCGTGGCACTGGGCACATTCGACGAGAATGCCGGGTTCCACGTTGTGGGCTGTGTCGTCGCtttggccacgacgagacccagtgcgtgAGAACGTACGCCAACGTTGCTGGCCCAGGCAGGAGCGAGGACTCGTCTGAGCTTCTCATGGATCAGGAGGACGCCGAAGAGGCCGCCAAAGGAGCAGCTGAAGGGGCGGCAGCTTCGTCTGCACCACTGGTTACGAAGACCGCAAAGGTGAACCTGAAGGGGATAGATgaaggcaatgggccggattctGCGCCTCCTCCGGCGAAGGTTCAAGTGACGCAAGCTGGTGCTGAGGCGACGGGCGCGCCTTCAGAAATCACGCCACCTCCGACCAAAGTGGCTGACGAGCCAGTCAGCGTCAGCGACGACATGGACCTGACTTCCGACGCTAAAGGCGCCGGAAAACGGTTGCGTGACGAGGTTGATGACCACAGCCGAGACACCGACGGTGTGGATACCGAAGGACCGACACTGAAAACACCGACAGTCCGACGGTCGACGCTGAAGGTCAAGCCCAACGTGCCGCCAGACAGACGGCCGTCACATGCGCCGCCTCCGCCTTAGCGGAGGTAGTGCCCCGGAAATAACTTTCAGCACCCGATCGTTGATCGGGAATGATTCTGTGAGGAAGTGGTTTGGCAGACGTCGCCTCCAAGGAGAGGGATATGTTCCCCAAGCATCAGTGTGAGAGCTGCAATAATTCCTCGAAAATTGTGAGTAGGGGCACACATTAATTGTAGCTAACGCAATGGCAGACGATATTAACATCACCACTCCGCTTCGTTTGGCGACATTAAACGTTAGAGGGCTGTCACAGAGGCGAAGACAATGTCAGATTAGCCGCATGCTACTAGAAAAAGACATTGATTTGATGGCagtccaagaaacaaaaattgaatctgAGGAAAAAACTAATCGAATGGTTGAAATTTTCAGAACGAAGTACAACGTATGCGTTTGCCACGCGAATGGTACTTCTGGTGACTGCCTTCTTTTTATTAGAAACAGTATTGGGATTACAGAGCAGCAAGTTACTTCATGTGAGGGAGGGCGTATGCTtatttgtgatttttctttttctggaatgCTTTGGCGGGCGGTGTGTGTATATGCTCCTAATAATGCTCGTGAACGTGAAGAATTTTTTGTTTACCTGAGATCTTTCTTGGTGTGTGACAGGCACGTTCTAGTGTTtggcgactttaattgtgtgtgccTGGCCGATAGATAGATCGAAAAAGCTGCTCAGTCAAGATAAAAGCGCAACTGTTTTCGCATGAAATTTTGTGTGAAGTTGATCTGGAGGATGCTGGAAGTGTTCTTGGTTCTGACAGTGATGTGCAATATACGCATTTTCAAGCAGACTGCCATTCGAGGTTAGACCGCATTTATGTGCCTTTTCATTTAGTTCCGTTCCTTTCTAGCTACAGTGTCGAATGCATCAGTTTCAGTGACCATTGCTTGGTAATGGTTACGATAGGTACAaaaagcaaagagaaaaaatTCAATTGGCACTTATGGAAACTTAATGACAATCTTTTGCAGGATGAACTGTTTCTACAAAGAATAAAAGAGAAATTAGAAAATGTTCTCCTTGAAAATGCGGAAAATGTTGTAGAAGCTTGGGAACTGTTTAAATGCGATGCGAAAATAATTGCTTTAGAGAGAGCATGCGTGTTGCGgcacaaacaaaagcaagagGAACGGCAAATACAGTGCATGTTAGCATACCTGTTGAACATGGAAAGAGGCGCGGCTGGCACATTTGTAAGCGATATCAAAGAACTTAAAGCGAAACTTGAAGTCATTGATGAAGAGAGATATCGAGGCGCCGTTTTGAGAGCGCGCCCAGAACGAGTATGGTTGGGTGAAACGCCCACCAAGCGAGCGCTAAGTGATGAGAAGAGACACGCATTAagtaaggaaataaaagaaatagtttatCAAGGGCAGCTTACAAACGACAAGGAAATGATAGAACGTGCTTTTGTGGACCACTATAGTACGCTGCTAAGCAAGAGAGCAAGCGATATCTCAGCGTTTAAAAGTGATTATTTGCCTTTGATGCCGAGAATTGATGGTGAACTTAAGGAAGCTCTTGAAAGGCCTATTTCTGTAGAAGAAATTGAAAAGGCTATCGATGACCTCAGTGCAAGAAAATCGCCTGGACTCTGTATCGCGTCATAACGAAGTGTTATGAACAAAAATGGACGCCTCCTTCCTTCCGACAGACACATGTGGTACTTATACCTAAAGTTACTGACCCCGTAAAGCTTCAATCAGTAGAGGCCTACCGACCAATAAGTTTAGCTAACATTGATTATAAAGTATTCATGAAGGTGCTCGCCCAACGTCTTCAGAGTGTAGTGAAATCCCTAGTAGGTACACATCAGACATGCGGTATAAAAGGTAGGACTATTTTCACAAATATACACACAGCGCGAAGCATACTTGAATGCTGCGATTTGATGCAAGACCGTGTAGCTATGCTACAACTGGATttagccaaagcttttgacagggtgTCGCACGAGATCCTGTTTCTGCTTCTTGAATACATGAATGTCGGAACAGTCATTTTGGATGGGGTGAAAATGGTTTATGATGGTTGTACAACAAACCTAATTATCAACAACAGACTCAGCAGACGAATTCCAGTACTGTCTAGCATAAAACAAGGGTGTCCGATCTCGGCCTTGCTTTTCGCTCTTTATTTAGAACCTTTCTGTTTAAAGATACTTCAGAGCCATAGTATTCGCGGGTACACGTTTTTtggcagagaaataaaagtgttagCCTATGCTGACGACATAGCAGTGTTCTGTCGCGATAAGCAAAGCATTGCAGAAGTAGTGAAGGAAGCCCAGTCTTTTTGTAGTCTGGTAGTGCCATAAGTTGGCCAAAGTGTTTAGGATTTTGGCACGGGGACTGGCAAGATACGCCAGAATTGTTTTGCAGAATGCAGTGGAGTGTGTTACCTGGCACTTATCTTGGGGTTCCACTCGGCAACTACCGAGAGCCAGTAGAATACTGGACGAATGAGAGGGACAGAATGAAAGAACAAACTAACAAATGGGGAGGCCACAACTTTTCGATGTTTGCAAGAGCCAAAGTGTGTAATATGTTTTTAGTAGCTAAAGTGTTTTACGTCTTGCAGGTGCTATGCATGAGCCGATCTTCAGTTCAAAAAATACACAGAGTGTTTGCGGAATTTATTTGGGGTTCAGTATGGGAACGCATGAGCAGATTTAATTTGTTTCACTCTTTGCGCAACGGCGGACTCAGTTTAACTCATTTGTTTTTCAAGCAACTTGTGTCgagatttgttttcttttgtgacCAAAGTGATAGGTTTCTGCGCACGGTGATCCAAGTGAGATTACGTGACGCTTCTGCCCGATTTCGTTGTATCGTCGCACGCAGTCAAACCGATGGCACTAAAAGGctatctgcgtgaagttatcacgGCGATTCGTCTTCTAAATGCGAGATTTTCCAGGgagtacttgtttgaagtgtcacgaaaaaaattatataaggaTCTTGTTGACGTTTTTGTACCTATGCCAGTGTATCGTTCTATGTACAACTTAGGGCCTGAACGTGATGTTCTCAAAAGAGTAAGGAATATGCCTGTGAGAGCTAACACAAAATCCTTCTTTTTCAAGCTCCACACTGACACACTGCCGGTTAAGCCATGGCTGAGGAGCAAGGGTTTGTTTGTCCCATGGTCCGTCAATTGCCTTATATGCAATAAggaagaaacaattgaacatataTTTCTTGACTGCCACGATGCCCGCTTTCTTTGGGACATTCTGCAGCGAACTTTAAAAAAGGAGCTCCCGATTAGTGCTTTTGGAATAAGGTTCTTGCCATGTGCAGAACCTGACGGTGTGCCGGCGGACATGTTAATGTTATTGTGTATGCAAAGCGTATGGAGAACTCGAATGGCTGTACACAATGCTGATGTACATGCGAGGTCAGCCAGAtactattttgttgaaaatgttgtTTACACACGGGAAGTGTTGAAAATGCAAAGTGACCCACCGGAATGGCTTCAAGTGTTGGACAGTTTGGCTTCGTTGAAGCCATTTTAACATGACGCTACAGTCTTTTAACGACTGGTTATTTTAATCTCGTATTTATTTGACATGTTGTTTTTGTGTATTTGCCAAGttggtaataaagaaaaaaaaagtatggccgagtggtctaaggcgccagaCTCAAGGGAAACCTTACCCAGCCATGCGGGTTGAACGAGGCTTCTGGTCCACGTatgtgggcgtgggttcgaatcccacttctgacacaagtTTTGCATTTTTTATATCCCTCTATACGCGCCGCTCATTGCCCTCTATTCTCAAGGGGGTTTCGccgtgtcaggatggccgagtggtctaaggcgccagaCTCAAGGGAAACCTTACCCAGCCATGCGGGTTGAACGAGGCTTCTGGTCCACGTatgtgggcgtgggttcgaatcccacttctgacacaagtTTTGCATTTTTTATATCCCTCTATACGCGCCGCTCATTGCCCTCTATTCTCAAGGGGGTTTCGTcgtgtcaggatggccgagtggtctaaggcgccagaCTCAAGGGAAACCTTACCCAGCCATGCGGGTTGAACGAGGCTTCTGGTCCACGTatgtgggcgtgggttcgaatcccacttctgacacaagtTTTGCATTTTTTTATATCCCTCTATAGCGCCGCTCATTGCCCTCTATTCTCAAGGCGGTTTCGCCatgtcaggatggccgagtggtctaaggcgccagaTTCAAGGGAAACCTTACCCAGCCATGCGGGTTGAACGAGGCTTCTGGTCCACGTatgtgggcgtgggttcgaatcccacttctgacacaagtTTTGCATTTTTTTATATCCCTCCATACGCGCCGCTCATTGCCCTCTATTCTTAAGGGGATTTGAAATCgtcaaggtccatctaaatatgtcgtgaagcttggaacgaaaagcgtgccaaaacctatcgccagagacATCAGTTAGCGGTGCACGATTGAagacaaacactgaaactaggaaacctaTGTGGAAAAGAAAATGTTCGAAATTTTTAATCAGAAGtctgtcatacgagtaaataaTTCGTTTCAAAATTTTCGGTGTACTATCATGACAAATgctaattttgtttctatttcacaattagttcgttcttggtggtccgtaccaaccagtgattctggcacaagacttggcaagactgtgcaaaTCAGCTATTATGTCGCGCGGAATGGCGTGCTCACTTGAACGCGGTggtttcatccgagtttttttttattatttctttgagtatttgttcaaagtgtggcgtgtgcgtcacttcaaattttgcgtggCCTAGCGCTTGGCATTCATTGGCGAAATGTGTGAGTGCAGGCTTTTTGTTATCATGCAAGTTCACGGCTGCGTCATCCGACGCactgtgtctcgtcgtgacgataaatgcggaacgctccgcgaagaaacgtcgcgcaatTCACTTACCGTGACACGGGCTCTGTgtgtccgacgggaagcaaaattagtaagtctaATGTTTTCCAAACgataatgtggggcaatgttgtcgggtctgataactgttggatatcgaaacatggtgtcgcacggaatcgcaaaggtttcgcatatgttgctatacattacgactgcaTGTGTACTGGCCATAGtacttttatgcattgaaacatgTTTTGCTTGGTcaattatattggttgcattattctagacgaataaaagtgaagttttCTTGTAACCTCTGTggaactgtcatttatttccatcctattcgctcaccttcctaaggctcctactggagcaattgccgtcaataacagcctaattatgatgAAATTAAGACATCCGCCACTCCTAATGTTTTctgacacgctggcgcttcagctAAGGCGAGTCGCAacctcgcctcagcctcaaaagaaaaataa is a window of Dermacentor silvarum isolate Dsil-2018 chromosome 4, BIME_Dsil_1.4, whole genome shotgun sequence DNA encoding:
- the LOC125944796 gene encoding uncharacterized protein LOC125944796, producing the protein MFARATVCNLFAVAKIFYVLQALCMSRANIQRLHRVLAVFVWGSSWERTSRANLFRSVKSGGLGLAHLFIRQIVSRFVYLRDQKDPFLLTMFQVRLSEAIPEFIVSSRRCSQYRLRGFLKEVVWAFQLLKVRFSMEYLSRAPRKRLYKDLIEAMLPVPLYRSMFRIGPEKNVLKRVKRMPVRPSAKSFFFQLHTNTLPIKPWLEEKGLFVPWSVNCLICRKPETVEHIFLDCWDAVFHWDVLQRTLKKDLPITPYGIRFLPTLNEDTVPYDMFMLLSLHSLWKCRMAVRHAEPNLRPVREYFIESICYIKELYSLQKEQPTWLSVMTELANLKRF